One region of Arvicola amphibius chromosome 3, mArvAmp1.2, whole genome shotgun sequence genomic DNA includes:
- the Ankrd33b gene encoding ankyrin repeat domain-containing protein 33B isoform X3: MVLLAGPGPEGGGTRCLSSPQSPTPPRGAQTGDDDPGDYEEYEDFSSLPDTRSIASDDSFYPPGGEEECGSGSAECVPEGVPEAATLLRAASTNDVGLLRALVLRGPSSEEVRETDRNGRLLLFLPPGDDVEKPSWMWRRKEEGGIGVTASDRYLLRNHWI, from the exons ATGGTGCTGCTGGCTGGGCCCGGGCCGGAGGGCGGCGGGACACGCTGCTTGTCGTCCCCGCAGTCGCCGACGCCACCCCGGGGAGCTCAGACAGGGGACGACGACCCAGGGGACTACGAAGAGTACGAAGACTTCTCGAGTCTGCCGGACACCCGCAGCATAGCATCAGACGATTCCTTCTATCCTCCCGGAGGCGAGGAGGAGTGCGGCTCGGGGAGCGCCGAGTGCGTCCCGGAGGGCGTCCCCGAGGCGGCGACCCTCCTGCGCGCCGCCAGCACCAACGACGTGGGGCTGCTGCGGGCGCTAGTGCTGCGCGGGCCGAGTTCCGAGGAGGTACGAGAGACTGACCGCAACGGCCGG TTGCTGCTGTTTCTGCCACCAGGTGATGATGTGGAAAAGCCTAGCTGGatgtggagaagaaaggaggaaggtggCATTGGTGTCACAGCCAGTGACCGCTACTTGCTTAGAAACCACTGGATTTGA